The sequence AGGCATTAAAATAAATAAAAAGCTGAATAGAATGGGGAGATCGATCAAGGATTGGAAAGAAAAAAAGAAAAATAAAAAGATTAAATAATGGTCCACCTAAACTAATAAAACGGTCCGAAATAATGCTCGGAGAGTTTAATTCAATTTGAGTGGAAGCTCCTCCAATAAAAAAGAAACGTAGGATAAATCTAATGTTTGACCATTTCAAGCTATGAACGACCCTCCCCCTTCCAAGATTTATTTCAATCTTATGTATATGGAAAAAGGACGCAGCAATTACATGACCTAATTCATGAAAAATTAGAGTAATGGGCGCAAAAATAAACAAAAATATTAATAAATCCATAACCTCTCCTATAAACATTTTTTCTTACATCTAGAATACTCTTTTTCTAAAAAAAGAAAAAGAGGTTTAACTAGCATAAAGGAATCATACCGTCTCAGAACGAGAAAAGAGCTTACTTACGTAAGCTCTTACTCTTCTACAATATGAACTTCCTTCATTCGATCGCCTTGCTTGATCTCATCTACGTTTTCCATGCCTTCTACCACTTTTCCAAACACAGTGTGTACTCCGTTTAGATGTGGCTGTGGTTCAAAAACAATAAAAAACTGACTACCGCCTGTGTCCTTGCCAGCATGGGCCATAGAAAGAGAACCTCTTTCATGTTTATGAGGATTTCCCTCTGTTTCACATTTAATTGTATATCCAGGGCCACCTGTTCCAGTTCCATTAGGACAACCACCTTGTGCAACGAAACCAGGAATCACACGATGAAAATTCAAGCCATTATAAAATCCTTCTTTAATTAACTTTTCAAAATTAGCCACTGTTCCAGGTGCTTCATTAGGAAATAATTCAATTTTGACTTGTCCACCTTTTTCTAAGTCAATCACTGCATATTTGCTCATATATTGCTTGCTCCTTCCTTTATCAAGATTGAATACTTCTCGATTATACGATAAAGAAACACAAAAAGAAAATAATGGGGGAAACTTTCTCTTTCTTCCACTGTTGGTTTTTTTCTATTATTTCTTATATTCTAAGTCTAAGCGAACTAGATCTTCAAAATCTTCTCTTTTCACAACTAATTGATGATTGCCGTTTTCCACAAAGACGACTGCCGCTTTTGGAAAACGATTATAATGATTAGCCATAGCATATCCATAAGCTCCCGTGGAAGCCACTGCTAAATAATCACCAGGATCAATGGAAGGAACTTTTAAATCCCAAATTAACATATCACCTGATTCGCAACACTTACCTGCAATGGAAACTAGCTGACTAGGCTCTTCTTCTAGTTTATTTGCAACTACGGCTTGGTATTTTGCCCCATATAATGCTGGGCGTAGATTATCTGTCATCCCTCCATCTACGGATGCATAAGTTCTTACCCCTGGAATTTCTTTAATAGACCCAAGACTGTATAGCGTAGTTCCTGCATCACCTACGATAGAGCGACCGGGCTCAATCCATATTTCAGGAATATCCATTTGGTAAACTTCCACTTGTCTCTTAACCTCTTCAACCAATGCCTCTACATATTTAGGTAATGGAAGTGGTTCATCATCAGAAGTGTACTTTATACCAAAGCCCCCACCCACATTAAATACTGCAGGTGTAAAATCTAGTTTATTTTTCCAATCAGCAGAAGCCTCAAACAATTTTCTGACAGCCATCACAAACCCATCAGTTTCAAAGATTTGAGAACCTATGTGACAATGGATTCCATCGACCTGGAAGTGGGGATCTTGTAGTAAAAGCTGTAATGCTTTTTCCACCTGTCCACTTTTTAAATTAAAGCCAAATTTCGAATCCTCTTGGCCTGTTAAAATATAATCATGGGTGTGTGCTTCAATTCCAGGAGTCACACGGATTAGCACTCTCATTTTATGTTCATGTTTTTTTAATAGATCTTGTAGAAGGGCTATTTCATAAAAGTTATCAATTACGATACAACCTATATCCTCTTTTATGGCCATTTCCAGTTCTGCTACACTCTTATTATTTCCGTGCATATGAATCTTTTTTCTTGGAAAACCAGCCTTTATGGCTGTGTAAAGCTCTCCTTGTGACACAACGTCCAAACTTAGCCCCTCTTCCTTTGCTAATTGAACCATAGCTACTGAAGAAAAAGCTTTACTAGCGTATGCAACCTGTGACTTAACACCTAATTTCTCAAAAGTATCCACAAAACTACGTGCATTCGTACGTATTTTTTCAACATCATATATGAATAGCGGTGTTCCGTAGATTTTTCCTAACTCAACAACATCAACACCGTTTATCATTAAATGGTTATTTTTTATTAAATTTTCCAAAACCAACACTCCCTAAAAATCTATTCCCACCGTCGAAGATCAATATCTAGTAAAAGATATAAAGTCATTATACTTTAATAAAGGGAAAAATTTAAGTCCTGAATAAAAAAAGGGAAATTAGAAAAAGCTACACGGGTTAGCCGAGTAGCTTTATGGTTGCCTATAATTATTTTGCGGATGAACAATTCTTGGCCTTTCTTTAGATGCTGGCACTGATACACGGATCAGGATATTTAGAAGAGATTTTAAATCAAAAGGCAAAAATGGCCATAGATAAGGGGTATTAAATGAGCGAGTATGAGCCAAAAAGAGCAACAGTAACGTGGTACCAATTAAGAAACCATTAACACCAAAAATAGCAGTGATTATTAACAAGGCTACTCTTGCGATTTTATTAGCTACTCCCAATTCATAACTTGGGGTAGAAAAGGACCCAATTGCACTAATAGAAACGTATAAGATAACCTCAGGAACAAATAGGCCCACATCAATAGCAATTTGTCCAATCAATACTGCTGCTATTAACCCCATAGCAGTTGAGAGTGAGGTAGGTGTATGAATGGCTGCAATTCTTAAGAACTCAATCCCTATATCCGCTATGATTAGCTGTAAAACGACTGGTATATTGCTTTCTTCATTTGGTCCAATAAAACTTATCTCCTCTGGTAACAATGAAGGGTCTTGTACAAAGATAAGCCAAAGTGGTAACAGAAATAAGGAAGCGAAAATTCCCATAAAACGAATCCATTTGACGAATGTTCCAACAGTTGGGGATTGACGATATTCTTCAGCATGCTGTACATGGTGAAAAAAAGTTGTTGGAGTAATGATCATACTAGGCGAAGTATCCACCATAACTAAGACATGTCCCTCTAAAATATGTGTTGCAGCCACATCGGGCCTTTCTGTATATCTAACTAAAGGAAATGGGTTGTAACCTTGTTTTACCATGAACTCTTCTACTGTTTTTTCTGCCATGGTAATTCCATCAATCTCTATTGCTTCTAACTCTGATTTAATTAATTTTACAAGACCAGGATCAGCAACATCTTGTAAATATGAAATACAAATATCCGTTTTTGAACGTTCTCCTACACGTAGAATTTCGTTTCTTAATCTTTCATCTCTAATTCTTCTTCTCGTTAAAGCTGTATTCTGAATAATATTCTCTGTATATCCGTCTCTCGATCCACGAATAACTTTTTCAGTATCAGGCTCTTGCGGAGATCTTCCAGGATAACTTCTAACATCAACAACAAATGCCTCTTTTTCCCCGTCAATAAACACAACTATCAACCCTGCCAGTAATTGGTCAACGACTTCATCTATTGTCTCTACACTTGTTACCTGTTGATGCACTAAACGATTTTCTATAATTTCTTTCGTATTTTTACCAGGAGTTTCTTTATTGTTTAAGGAAAGTAGAGTTTCTAGTATTTCAATAATAAAAGCACTCTCACAAAGTCCTGTTAAGTAATAAATATGGATCTCTTTTTTTAAGATGGTTAGTTTACGAAAACCAACATCAAAGGATACCCCTACCCCAATGTGATCCCTCATAAATTCATCAACTTGTTTGATTTTCGGAGAAATGGGGGTTTTTTTATCTGTTTTCAAGTAATTCCCTCCCTCTCTAAAATAAATTTCAAGGCTTTTTTTGTAATTGGGGATCCTTTTTTTACATCATCTTTCCCATGCATTTTACCGATATCACCAATAGCGATAACATTGGGGATTGGTAATTGATCTAAAATATAAACAGTGTCACCGTTTATTCTTTGACCCTCTAGTTCGATGACCCCCTCTTTGTCTACACCAGCCCCAACAAATTCTCCATCTTGAGTGATGGCCAAATCTATTCTAGTCCACTCAGAATGTCGAGTGTGAGAGGCCACAGCTAAAGCCCCAATGATTACAATGTCAGGATGGTCAAATAAGGCCTGTATCACTTTTTCTCCAGGACCAATACCCTGAATCCCAGCATCATCAACCAAGACATAGATAGGATCTTCATTGATTGAGAGGATTCGTTGAATGAAATCATTCGGCTCAATTTCTGTAGGGTTTGATGCAAAATCTGCTAGACAATACCCACCTATTTCCTTGCTTATCGTTATAACTGATTTTCTTGCGTATTCATCTGCATCTGTAATGATAATAACTCTTTTCATTTAGGCTCGGTCCTTTCCTAATAAAATGGTTTTGGATCTTTTATTTCACAAACCATAACCAATGAAAAAGGGAACCGGATATTTTCCCTATTACAATTGCCATTATGAATAGCAACATTTTATGCTCCATACCTAGTCTTCTCGTAATAATGGGGAACACGTTTAAGACTTCTGTTAGCGCTGCAGCTAACATTCCAACAAAAATACCATGGGCAATTCCCCATATGGATAACGTCCATTCTGGAAGTGAAAATCTAAACCATTCAAAAGAAAGAAAAACTCCGAATAGTGAGCCTAGTACTACAACTGTTTGATAGTAGCGGCTGAGATGTCCCGTTTTTGATAGTTGCATTAATCTCGGAATCACTCCCAAGACTGTTAAAAATGCGACTAGTCCTCCTCCTACTGCTAATCCTCCACCTAGTCCTATAATAAATTCCAAAAGAACAGTAATCATGATTTGGGATCCGTCTTATTCTGGTGTTTAATTAAGTATTTGTCGATGTCTGACTGGTAATTATTCATTTCAATTTCTAGTGGACTAGGTTCCTCATTAATCCGTTTTTTAAATACATGGTTAAAAAATAATACCATCCCCAAACCAAGGCCAAAGGAATATGGAATTTGAATCCACAGTGGGTATTTCTCCTCTTTACCAGTTATCATATAGTGCAATTTTTGTTGCACCTGTTGCATACTTACATCATAATGAAAATTTATGATTGCCATCCCAGCCCCTACAAAAAGGAGGAGCCAAATTACTCCAACGAGAAGAAAAGGAGTTCGTTTTATCGGTTTTTCCATTAAAATCATGGTCTCGCTATAACCGATAAATTGATACTCCAAATAAGGAAAGTTCTTATATAGTTGATCGAGAATATAAAATGAATCCAAAACAACAACATTCTCATCTTCTTCTGTATATTGATAAATAGAATAGTTTCTTAATGCTGTTTGAAGTCCAGATGGACCCTTAATATGAGCAATCATGGACAAAGTGATATTCTTTGGTTCCTTTATATGCACTTTAGGTTTTAGTTGTATATAAACGATTGAATCCATCATACCTTCCCACCTTTATAAGGTTAGTATGTGGAAGCTTTGTTTAATTCATTCATATTAGAAAAACTTGGTTTATTGTTAAAGGGATTCTTGAAAGCAAAATACACTTTCAAGAATCCGTTATACTCTGAAGTGTAAGTTCTAATGGGGGAAAGCCTAATTTTTTTATGTACTATCAACTGACCAAAGTTAGAAATTTTGGTAGTAAGAAAAGCGCAAGCGCCCTCGATCATCGACGTACGGCGGTGGACCTCATCGATATTAAGGATCGGCGGCTAAAGCCGTCACATCGTGTGACAACGCCGAGGTGACCTACATCGTGTAGGCCCAAAGGAAACACGGTTCACGAGGGCTCGCATCCTGCGGGTCAGTTCGGTGTTGCGACAAATGTTTTCGGTGGGGCCGAATAATCGGATGTCGCGTTTTTAACCGAACCTCCTTCATCGATGTTGACTTATCGATGGAGAGGAGGGAACCGACTCTAGTCGATAGGGCGCTGGAGCTAGACAAATTTTATACTTTCCTATCTGTTAAAAAAAGCTAGGGGCATCCCTAGCTTTTTAACTATCTACCTTCATCGAAAGTGTACTTTTTAGTTCATTTCGTTTCGAATGACATCTAATATTTTCTTTTCGAGCCTCGAGACTTGAACTTGTGAAATTCCAAGCCGGTTTGCTACTTCAGATTGGGTTTGATCTTTATAATAGCGTAAGTAAATAATTAATCGTTCTCTTTCGTCCAATCTTAAGAGGGCTTCTTTTAAAGCCATCTTATCAAACCATTTAGAATCCTGGTCTGCCATTTGGTCTAGTAAAGTAATTGGGTCTCCGTCATTTTCATATACAGTTTCATGAATTGATTGAGGAGATTTGGCAGCTTCTTGAGCAAGTACAATTTCTTCAGAAGGAATTTCTAAGGCTTCAGACAATTCGTGGATAGTAGGACTTCTACCAAGCTTCTTGGTAAGCTCATCCTTCTTTCTTCTGATTTTATTCCCTGTTTCCTTTAAGGAACGGGATACTTTTATACTCCCATCATCTCTAATAAACCTTTGTATCTCTCCTATGATCATTGGCACGGCATAGGTAGAAAACTTAACATCATAAGATAAATCAAACTTATCAATGGATTTGATTAAACCTATGCTCCCAATTTGGAATAAATCATCTGGATCATACCCACGATTTAAAAATCGCTGAACAACAGACCAAACCAATCGTATGTTTTTTTCGACCAGCAAATCTCTAGCTGTTTGATCTCCTTCCTGACTCGCTTTGATATAGAATTTTACCTCTTCATCACTAAGCTGTTCCTCTCGACTTGAACTTTTTTTCAATTCTACATCCATATCATTTCCCCTTAATTACAAACCGGCTTATTTTGAGTTAAGTGTTTAGTTAAATGAACAGCTGTACCTTGTCCAGGAGAGGATTCAATTTCAATTTGGTCCATAAAGTTTTCCATAATCGTAAAGCCCATTCCAGAACGCTCTAGTTCTGGTTTCGAGGTGTAGAGAGGCTGTCTTGCCTCATCGATGTTTTCAATCCCTTTCCCTTCATCTCGTATGGTTATTTGTACGGTTTTATCTTCAATGACACAAGATATATAGACCTTACCTAATCCGTTCCCATCATACCCATGGATAATAGCATTCGTGACTGCTTCTGAGATTACAGTTTTAATCTCGGTAAGTTCATCCATTGTAGGATCTAGTTGAGTAATAAATGAAGCGACTGTAACACGAGCGAATGATTCATTATCACTTAGAGCAGAGAAAGATAAATTCATTTCGTTTCTCATGACGCCACCCCCATATTTTGAAGGGCATGTACCTCGTCATCTTCAAATCGAATAATTTTAAACATTCCTGACATATCAAATAATCTCTTGATAGCAGGAGAAATGGAACATACAACCATTTCTCCACCTGCTTGTTTTAGCTCCTTATATCGGCCTAAAATGACTCCTAATCCAGAGCTATCCATGAAACTAAGACCTTCTAAATTTAACAAAACATGTTTAATATCATTTTCTTCTAACATTTCTTTCCAATTGGTGCGAAACTGATCTGATGTGTGGTGATCCAATTCACCTTTTAATCTTACTAATAAAACATGTTGATGTTTTTCAAAATCAACCGAAAAGCTCACAAGCATATCCTCCTTCAAAATGTTGTTCCATGTGAGTTTCGCTTTGATTTTTTAAAATTCCTGCTAAAAGACAAAAGTAGTGTCCATTCGTCAATTTCATTGCTTTATTTTTAACACTTGATCCATAAGATTTCTTTTCCATAAAGACCATAATGAAGCTTTATCTACAGATACCCCTACCACAAGAGGACTCTTATATATGGTTTCTTCCCCATCTTTAACTAATAACATCCCAATTTTATCGCCTCTTTTTAATGGAGCTTTGACATTATTATCTATTTTGGTTTCTGTAGAAAATCCATCCATTTCTTGACCCTTTTTAATTAAAATTGAAATAGGTTCAGACGTATAAATATCCACTTGTTCTGGTTCCCCTTTGGTTAAGCGGAGTTGATCAACAACTTCATTTCTCTCAAATAATTTCTTTGTTTCATACTGGGAGAATGCATAGTCTAGCATTTGTGATACTTCTGCATTTCTTGTTTTAGGTGTTTCTTCTCCCATAACCACAGCGATTACTCGCATACCATTCTTTTCAGCAGTAGCAGTTAAACAATATTTTGCTTCGCTCGTATAACCTGTTTTCAGGCCATCCACACCATCATAAAAACGAACAAGTTTGTTTGTATTAACTAACCAAAATGGATCATCAGAGTCTTTGCGAAGATAATCTTCATAAATGCCTGTATATTTTGTTATATTCTCATACTTAAGGAGTTCTCTTGCCATAACTGCCATGTCATTTGCCGTGGAGTAATGGTCAGATTCAGGCAATCCTGTTGTATTTTGAAACTTTGTATTTTTTAATCCTAATTCTTTTGCTTTTTCATTCATTTTCTTCACAAACATTTCTTCGCTTCCGGCAATTTTTTCAGCTAACGCTACGGAAGCATCATTTCCAGAGGCAACGGCAATTCCTTTTAACAAATCCTCTACTGTCATTTCTTCCCCAGCTTCAAGAAATATTTGGGATCCTCCCATAGAAGCAGCGTATTCACTTGCCCTTACTTTTTCATCCAGGGATAGTGCTCCATTATCCAACGCCTCCATGATTAAAAGTAGAGTCATGATCTTAGTCATACTCGCTGGAGGTAGCTCCTCATCGGCATTCTTTTTAAATAAAACTTCTCCTGTATCTCTTTCTATCAAAATGGCTGATCGAGCTTTTTTCGCTAAGCCAACACCACTGTCTTTACTTTCTTCTCCGAAGATTGTCTGCGGTGTCATACTAAAAAACATTAAAACTACTAGCAAAATTGACAATTTCTTCATTTGTGTCCCTCCATTCTATGTACCTACATATTTTTACCAAAGAAGGTTTTTTTATAACAATAAAATTAGAAAAAATAGGCTTATTGCCAAGTTCTAAGGGCGATAGCCCAATTTTTCATGTACTATCAACCAGCTAAAGTTATAAATTCTGATAACAAAAAAAAATCGTGAGTCTAAAGACTCACGATTTTCAGCTTTATTTTGTAATAATGTCGTAAATTAATGTTGGGGATTCTGCAGGTTCTTTTTGAATGACTATGTTTTTATCTAAAATTTTTAACACTTCGAAAACATCCTCTTGATTAGAATGTATAGTAGCGATTGAATCTCCCTTTTGAACCGAATCTCCAACCTTTTTATTCAAATAGATTCCAACAGACAAATCGATTATTGAGTCTTTAGTTGCACGGCCAGCACCCAAAATCATGGCTGCGGTTCCAATTTCATCCGCAATCATTGATGAAATATAGCCATCTTCTTTTGCAAGAAATTCAATTTGATAGCTGGCTTGTGGTAGTTTTTCTGGATGATCTACCACGGAAGGATCTCCGCCTTGTGAAGATAAAAACGTTTTAAACTTCTCTATAGCTTTCCTATTCTTCACAGATTCGATGAGCATTTCTCTTGCTTGGTCAAGGGAGTCAGCCTTTTTAGCCAATACAACCATTTGACTGCCAAGAGATAAACAAAGTTCAGTTAAATCTTCAGGCCCATTTCCATTTAATGTATCAATAGCCTCCCGAACTTCTAGAGCATTTCCAATAGCGCGTCCAAGAGGTTGAGACATATCAGAAATGATAGCCATTGTTCTTCTTCCTACTTTGTTACCAATTGTGACCATAGCTTCAGCTAAATTTCGAGCATCCTCTTTGTCTTTCATGAAAGCTCCTGCTCCTGTTTTCACATCGAGTACTATAGCATCAGCACCGGCAGCAATCTTCTTACTCATTATAGAACTCGCAATAAGTGGTATAGAATTGACCGTAGCTGTAACGTCTCTTAGGCTGTACAGCTTTTTATCTGCTGGAGTTAAATTCCCGGACTGCCCTATAACGGAAATAAGATTTTGATTTACTAGCCTTATAAATTCACTTTTATCAATTTCCACATG is a genomic window of Bacillaceae bacterium S4-13-56 containing:
- a CDS encoding site-2 protease family protein, which gives rise to MFIGEVMDLLIFLFIFAPITLIFHELGHVIAASFFHIHKIEINLGRGRVVHSLKWSNIRFILRFFFIGGASTQIELNSPSIISDRFISLGGPLFNLFIFLFFFPILDRSPHSIQLFIYFNAWMSIINLIPFRIGTKKSDGWRILETFR
- the spoIIAB gene encoding anti-sigma F factor; the encoded protein is MRNEMNLSFSALSDNESFARVTVASFITQLDPTMDELTEIKTVISEAVTNAIIHGYDGNGLGKVYISCVIEDKTVQITIRDEGKGIENIDEARQPLYTSKPELERSGMGFTIMENFMDQIEIESSPGQGTAVHLTKHLTQNKPVCN
- a CDS encoding spore germination protein; protein product: MKTDKKTPISPKIKQVDEFMRDHIGVGVSFDVGFRKLTILKKEIHIYYLTGLCESAFIIEILETLLSLNNKETPGKNTKEIIENRLVHQQVTSVETIDEVVDQLLAGLIVVFIDGEKEAFVVDVRSYPGRSPQEPDTEKVIRGSRDGYTENIIQNTALTRRRIRDERLRNEILRVGERSKTDICISYLQDVADPGLVKLIKSELEAIEIDGITMAEKTVEEFMVKQGYNPFPLVRYTERPDVAATHILEGHVLVMVDTSPSMIITPTTFFHHVQHAEEYRQSPTVGTFVKWIRFMGIFASLFLLPLWLIFVQDPSLLPEEISFIGPNEESNIPVVLQLIIADIGIEFLRIAAIHTPTSLSTAMGLIAAVLIGQIAIDVGLFVPEVILYVSISAIGSFSTPSYELGVANKIARVALLIITAIFGVNGFLIGTTLLLLFLAHTRSFNTPYLWPFLPFDLKSLLNILIRVSVPASKERPRIVHPQNNYRQP
- a CDS encoding stage V sporulation protein AE; this translates as MKRVIIITDADEYARKSVITISKEIGGYCLADFASNPTEIEPNDFIQRILSINEDPIYVLVDDAGIQGIGPGEKVIQALFDHPDIVIIGALAVASHTRHSEWTRIDLAITQDGEFVGAGVDKEGVIELEGQRINGDTVYILDQLPIPNVIAIGDIGKMHGKDDVKKGSPITKKALKFILEREGIT
- the sigF gene encoding RNA polymerase sporulation sigma factor SigF; this translates as MDVELKKSSSREEQLSDEEVKFYIKASQEGDQTARDLLVEKNIRLVWSVVQRFLNRGYDPDDLFQIGSIGLIKSIDKFDLSYDVKFSTYAVPMIIGEIQRFIRDDGSIKVSRSLKETGNKIRRKKDELTKKLGRSPTIHELSEALEIPSEEIVLAQEAAKSPQSIHETVYENDGDPITLLDQMADQDSKWFDKMALKEALLRLDERERLIIYLRYYKDQTQSEVANRLGISQVQVSRLEKKILDVIRNEMN
- a CDS encoding stage V sporulation protein AB — translated: MITVLLEFIIGLGGGLAVGGGLVAFLTVLGVIPRLMQLSKTGHLSRYYQTVVVLGSLFGVFLSFEWFRFSLPEWTLSIWGIAHGIFVGMLAAALTEVLNVFPIITRRLGMEHKMLLFIMAIVIGKISGSLFHWLWFVK
- a CDS encoding peptidylprolyl isomerase, whose protein sequence is MSKYAVIDLEKGGQVKIELFPNEAPGTVANFEKLIKEGFYNGLNFHRVIPGFVAQGGCPNGTGTGGPGYTIKCETEGNPHKHERGSLSMAHAGKDTGGSQFFIVFEPQPHLNGVHTVFGKVVEGMENVDEIKQGDRMKEVHIVEE
- a CDS encoding stage V sporulation protein AA — encoded protein: MMDSIVYIQLKPKVHIKEPKNITLSMIAHIKGPSGLQTALRNYSIYQYTEEDENVVVLDSFYILDQLYKNFPYLEYQFIGYSETMILMEKPIKRTPFLLVGVIWLLLFVGAGMAIINFHYDVSMQQVQQKLHYMITGKEEKYPLWIQIPYSFGLGLGMVLFFNHVFKKRINEEPSPLEIEMNNYQSDIDKYLIKHQNKTDPKS
- the lysA gene encoding diaminopimelate decarboxylase, which encodes MENLIKNNHLMINGVDVVELGKIYGTPLFIYDVEKIRTNARSFVDTFEKLGVKSQVAYASKAFSSVAMVQLAKEEGLSLDVVSQGELYTAIKAGFPRKKIHMHGNNKSVAELEMAIKEDIGCIVIDNFYEIALLQDLLKKHEHKMRVLIRVTPGIEAHTHDYILTGQEDSKFGFNLKSGQVEKALQLLLQDPHFQVDGIHCHIGSQIFETDGFVMAVRKLFEASADWKNKLDFTPAVFNVGGGFGIKYTSDDEPLPLPKYVEALVEEVKRQVEVYQMDIPEIWIEPGRSIVGDAGTTLYSLGSIKEIPGVRTYASVDGGMTDNLRPALYGAKYQAVVANKLEEEPSQLVSIAGKCCESGDMLIWDLKVPSIDPGDYLAVASTGAYGYAMANHYNRFPKAAVVFVENGNHQLVVKREDFEDLVRLDLEYKK
- the spoIIAA gene encoding anti-sigma F factor antagonist; the encoded protein is MLVSFSVDFEKHQHVLLVRLKGELDHHTSDQFRTNWKEMLEENDIKHVLLNLEGLSFMDSSGLGVILGRYKELKQAGGEMVVCSISPAIKRLFDMSGMFKIIRFEDDEVHALQNMGVAS
- a CDS encoding pyrimidine-nucleoside phosphorylase; its protein translation is MRMYDIIAKKRDGHHLSKEEIDYFIEHYTNGDIPDYQASALCMAIFFQDMNEEERVHLTMAIVNSGDTIDLSEIEGIKVDKHSTGGVGDTTTLILAPLVASVGVPVAKMSGRGLGHTGGTIDKLESVPGFHVEIDKSEFIRLVNQNLISVIGQSGNLTPADKKLYSLRDVTATVNSIPLIASSIMSKKIAAGADAIVLDVKTGAGAFMKDKEDARNLAEAMVTIGNKVGRRTMAIISDMSQPLGRAIGNALEVREAIDTLNGNGPEDLTELCLSLGSQMVVLAKKADSLDQAREMLIESVKNRKAIEKFKTFLSSQGGDPSVVDHPEKLPQASYQIEFLAKEDGYISSMIADEIGTAAMILGAGRATKDSIIDLSVGIYLNKKVGDSVQKGDSIATIHSNQEDVFEVLKILDKNIVIQKEPAESPTLIYDIITK
- a CDS encoding D-alanyl-D-alanine carboxypeptidase family protein, with protein sequence MKKLSILLVVLMFFSMTPQTIFGEESKDSGVGLAKKARSAILIERDTGEVLFKKNADEELPPASMTKIMTLLLIMEALDNGALSLDEKVRASEYAASMGGSQIFLEAGEEMTVEDLLKGIAVASGNDASVALAEKIAGSEEMFVKKMNEKAKELGLKNTKFQNTTGLPESDHYSTANDMAVMARELLKYENITKYTGIYEDYLRKDSDDPFWLVNTNKLVRFYDGVDGLKTGYTSEAKYCLTATAEKNGMRVIAVVMGEETPKTRNAEVSQMLDYAFSQYETKKLFERNEVVDQLRLTKGEPEQVDIYTSEPISILIKKGQEMDGFSTETKIDNNVKAPLKRGDKIGMLLVKDGEETIYKSPLVVGVSVDKASLWSLWKRNLMDQVLKIKQ